In Camelus ferus isolate YT-003-E chromosome 5, BCGSAC_Cfer_1.0, whole genome shotgun sequence, one genomic interval encodes:
- the LOC102504552 gene encoding cytochrome P450 27C1: protein MALLARILQARLSPAPERGGLRGGCTPLLPRREGARLPAGARAEDKGAGRPGAPRAGGRAQGPRSLAAMPGPRTLANLVEFFWKDGFSRIHEIQQKHTREYGRIFKSHFGPQFVVSVADRDLVAQVLRAEGAAPQRANMGSWKEYRDLRGRSTGLISAEGDQWLKMRSVLRQRILKPKDVAPFSGEINQVIADLIKRIYFLKNQAEDGETVTNINDLFFKYSMEGVATILYESRLGCLESSIPQPTEDYIQALGLMFSMFRTSMYAGAIPRWLRPLVPKPWREFCRSWDGLFKFSQIHVDNKLKAIQCQMDRGERVRGGLLTCLFLSQELTLEEIYANMTEMLLAGVDTTSFTLSWAVYLLARHPEVQQAVYRQIVKNLGERHVPTGADVSKVPLVRALLKETLRLFPVLPGNGRVTQEDLVVGGYLIPRGTQLALCHYATSYEDENFPRAKEFRPERWLREGHLHRVDNFGSIPFGYGVRSCIGRRIAELEIHLAVIQLLQHFEIRTSPWTKTVHAKTHGLLMPGEPIHVRFVNRK from the exons ATGGCTCTGCTGGCGCGGATCCTGCAAGCCCGTCTGAGCCCCGCGCCCGAGCGGGGCGGGCTTCGGGGCGGCTGCACCCCGCTGCTGCCCCGGCGCGAGGGCGCCCGGCTCCCGGCGGGGGCGCGGGCCGAGGACAAAGGAGCGGGGCGGCCCGGGGCGCCGCGGGCCGGGGGCCGGGCGCAGGGACCCCGGAGCCTCGCCGCCATGCCCGGGCCCCGGACCCTCGCCAACCTGGTGGAGTTCTTCTGGAAGGACGGCTTCAGCCGCATCCACGAGATCCAG CAGAAGCACACTCGGGAGTACGGAAGAATCTTCAAGTCTCACTTTGGTCCTCAGTTTGTAGTGTCTGTTGCAGACCGAGACTTGGTGGCTCAGGTGCTGCGGGCGGAGGGGGCTGCGCCCCAGAGAGCCAACATGGGGTCCTGGAAGGAGTACCGAGACTTACGAGGCAGATCTACTGGGCTCATCTCGGC GGAAGGTGACCAGTGGCTCAAGATGAGAAGTGTGTTGAGACAAAGAATTCTGAAACCAAAAGATGTGGCCCCCTTTTCGGGAGAAATCAACCAAGTTATTGCCGATTTAATTAAAAGAATCTACTTCCTCAAGAACCAGGCAGAAGATGGAGAGACTGTGACCAACATCAATGACCTGTTCTTCAAATATTCCATGGAAG GAGTGGCCACCATCCTCTACGAGAGCCGTCTGGGCTGTCTGGAGAGCAGCATCCCACAGCCCACGGAGGACTACATCCAGGCCCTGGGGCTCATGTTCAGCATGTTCAGGACCTCCATGTACGCGGGCGCCATCCCCCGGTGGCTGCGCCCGCTTGTCCCCAAGCCCTGGCGCGAGTTCTGCAGGTCCTGGGATGGACTCTTCAAATTCA GCCAAATTCATGTTGACAACAAGCTGAAGGCAATACAGTGCCAAATGGACCGAGGGGAGAGAGTGAGAGGGGGGCTGCTCACCTGCCTATTCCTCAGTCAGGAGCTGACGCTGGAGGAAATCTACGCAAACATGACGGAGATGCTCCTGGCTGGCGTTGACACG aCGTCCTTCACCTTGTCCTGGGCTGTGTACCTCCTCGCGAGGCACCCAGAGGTGCAGCAGGCTGTGTACCGGCAGATAGTGAAGAATCTGGGGGAGAGGCATGTTCCCACGGGGGCCGATGTCTCCAAAGTCCCGCTGGTCCGAGCGCTGCTTAAGGAAACCTTGAG GCTGTTTCCAGTGCTGCCGGGGAATGGCCGGGTCACCCAGGAGGACCTGGTTGTCGGCGGGTACCTGATTCCCAGAGGC ACCCAGCTGGCCCTCTGCCACTACGCCACGTCCTACGAGGATGAGAACTTCCCTCGGGCCAAGGAGTTCCGCCCGGAGCGCTGGCTGCGGGAGGGGCACCTGCACAGGGTTGACAATTTTGGATCCATCCCCTTCGGCTATGGGGTTCGCAGCTGCATCGGGCGGAGGATTGCAGAACTGGAGATCCACCTCGCCGTGATCCAG tTGCTGCAACATTTTGAGATCAGAACATCTCCTTGGACTAAAACTGTTCATGCAAAAACCCACGGGCTTCTGATGCCCGGGGAGCCCATCCACGTGCGTTTTGTTAACAGAAAGTGA